The following are encoded in a window of Bos indicus isolate NIAB-ARS_2022 breed Sahiwal x Tharparkar chromosome 7, NIAB-ARS_B.indTharparkar_mat_pri_1.0, whole genome shotgun sequence genomic DNA:
- the PGPEP1 gene encoding pyroglutamyl-peptidase 1 isoform X3 — protein sequence MATAVTLEKCGHNKGYKGLDNCRFCPGSQCCVEDGPESIDSIIDMDAVCKRVTTLGLDVSVTISQDAGRYLCDFTYYTSLYQSHGRSAFVHVPPLGKPYNADQLGRALRAIIEEMLDLLEQSEGKINCCHEH from the exons ATGGCAACCGCAGTCACACTGGAGAAGTGTGGACACAACAAGGGTTACAAGGGCCTGGACAACTGCCGATTCTGCCCCGGCTCCCAGTGCTGTGTGGAGGACGGGCCGGAAAGCATTGACTCCATCATCGACATGGATGCTGTGTGTAAGAGGGTCACTACACTGGGCTTAGATGTGTCAGTGACCATTTCACAAGATGCAGGCAG GTACCTCTGCGACTTCACCTACTATACCTCTCTGTACCAGAGTCACGGCCGCTCAGCCTTTGTTCACGTGCCCCCTCTGGGCAAGCCGTACAATGCAGACCAGCTGGGCCGGGCACTTCGGGCCATCATTGAGGAGATGCTGGACCTCCTAGAGCAGTCAGAAGGCAAAATCAACTGTTGCCATGAACACTGA